attgacacACCGGTTTCGTGTGCGcaatctagacaaaatttagaacacattatttccaaatggttttctggtaataGTGGTGAAAATCCCAAAAAGGCAGTTTAATGGCAGTGGGTTGAGTTTGGGGTTCTTACTCTGCGCGACCTCGGCTCTGAcagttttataaaattgaaaaataaatatttttacttgaaatttttatggcagttaatAAACTATATTTATTACTCTATgtaaaatttcatgatttttaaatattcttaagttgatcatttctatttccaaacTTCATAATTcctagcagtttttgtcgcgtaaatcgttttcactaaaatgaacttaacttttgagccgtaaatcgaaatcaagtgattcaagGCCCTAAATGATCCTTAAAAAACTCTCTATCGTTTTCAGGTCTTAATTTTTAAGAAATCACAGTTTATATATTCTGTATTTCTGCAGAAAACTTATGGTTACGTTTTGCTCGTTTTATCGACGTTACGCTCGCGACTCGGGTTTCGTTTTCACTCTAAATAATTAATCAACCACCATCAATCATCATACCATCATTTTAACACTTACTCCTGTCAataacatcatgttattgaggccaAAATATCAAACTTAATAATtaactaactaaacatcaagaaaatatcaaatcaatcatcaaaaccatacttatatccaatGTCCTTACTTTtattgaaacttaaaacttaaacgaagtttggatgaatgtttatacttTTCTTGGTAGTTTTGGAGGTTCTATTCTTGATGTTTGAACCTTGGGAGGGCTTGGTTGTTcttaaggatcctaaatcatGCCATGAAAATTAAGAAAACAAAAAGAGATTTTTCGGAATTACTATTCATcaccaattttgagcaaggatttgactatgctatactaatccAATGGCCATGAAATGTTGAACGTACCTTGTACATGATATGAGGAATctttggtaaaaatttggtgatttttgaatgagtagaacatgacatttcaatttttctttccttggtgttcttgaaaatcagcattgtgtTTTTGAAGAGAGGGAGATAATTGCTTGGCTTGCTTCTTGTAAATAGGTTTCTCGTGAATATAGAAAGTGTGTAGGACAAGATGCATCTTATTAAAAGGCTAGGCTTATCTACGTGTCTCATTTGTCAAAACTTGCATGATAAGCTCCTTGAATTAATGTTTATTgaaatttgttatttatttatcTTTGTAACTAGCTTCCTAAGTTATTACTTgttgaataaatttataaatacttAATTTTCCTAGGTTATAACTTGGTCCCTTGCCATCCTACATTATCTCACATTCGTTCACGTACGTTTAAATCAATTCCCGTAAATGCGACGTCGAATAATTCAGCTTATCGTAAATTATTACCATTTCCAGTACTCGTACTTGGTTATAAGTTATGAAATTTTAATTCTCATAATTTTCTTGGTTGTAGTATAATTCTCTTATTTCTCGATGGCTCGTAAAATATTGTCATTTGAACTATTGGTTTTCTTCTAAAACtaacgacttttacatacactcatttagtacgtataacaACAATATGAACTCGGAAACTTAAATTAAATACTCGTATATGGTATGACCACAAAAGTTTTAATTAACCCGCAATCTTACTATTTATAAGGGTCTTTTACCGATGTTAAAAATTTAAGTTTTTACAAGAGGAATAGTAGTAGGCACAACAAGCAACATGCGACTAAAGGAGGAGTAGTACTTGTAATATTTCCATATGTTTAGCCAACTCATGACATGACATCAGTGTAATAGAAGGAGAGTACCATTTTTATTTAGTATACATAACCTGAGTCGCAACCCCAAGTGAGTAATAGCTGAGACGCGACCACAGGCTTTACTTGCCTTAGAAAATTTTGCACCCCATTTTTTTTGTGGCGACTACATGTAGTAGTAGAAGGGAAATATTTACATGCATTTCTTTTAATTCAATCGAATAACATAGGAAGCAGACATGAGGGTTTCATGCACGTGACACAAGTAGGAGGAGGCACGGGTCGTGCGCGCCACGCGCGCTTGAAGCACTGAACAGGAAACCTGCCATTTTCTTGTTTCTTTGCTTTACTTTTCATTTGATTCAATTACTTTGTATTCACGTGGGACCCCCGATGTGAATAAGAAAGGCATCAACATGCCAATACATGTTTCATTTCCTTGACAAACTGCATGACCTCCTAATTTTTTTTGTTCACAATTTACTACTCTTCCTTCATGTGTATTTGATTTCCTTTGATTAAAGAAACTAAACGCATGCATGCATTAAATCTGGCTGGCTGGATTAACTAATAAATAAACATTTGTATTAAAAATGAATAATCAAATGAATAATTagttttcatttatttatttaaataaaaaatcaaatgttaatttatttatttaaaattaattgatgatataataattaaataaataaataaattgatgtccatttattcatttaatagaAAAATCAAccattaattaaaaataaatcctATAAATCCTCGGGCTGCACTCCTCTGTATCTTCAAGCCTTCTAATCTCCGGGTTTTTGTAACTTACAAAATTTCCAGTCTCCTCGAGTACAGAAACCACTTAACAATATTTCTAAACATAATAGTTCGTTTTCTTTCACGGATCACTCACATATAGTGCACGAGTCTTGTTCACAAACGACTAGTttcgctctcaggccttcgtataATACCCAtacaaaccactgttaagtcttctactAAATATAATCAACTTCACAAGAAATTCTTGAGGTCTTcatactgattctgataactgcttcgaatgactccaaccttattcctctgATGCCTAGACATATTAATGAATTTCATACAGATCACTTTTGACTTCTTCTTCACTacagctaacaaaaccttttatgtatatgcccaataaacaatctgtatTAATTCTAGTGTaccatagattatttcaaagtccttgttatatgttgagttatccaaaccagtattgttgagttatacatacagcttcaatcttgctcaacaatcttcccctatttgactgttacacttgatggtcaaataataatggagaagcctcggtttggaggataactcaactaaccataACCAAAAATCTTCAATTTTCAATCCTGGACTTGTgaataatactatcttatatctaccGCATCTTTTATGCACATTCATCTTTAGCAGAGAATAgattcttctctcccttatgtaaagttgcaAATAGACACGTCTTCCAAAAACTATCTTCAAAAATCTTCAGATCTTCCCATCAAGCACATAGAAAACATTTTGGAACTCATAATCGAAACCCAATAATCTCAcccctaagatgaagaatcccTTCCTCAGTACAATAAAGTTAGAAACCTCTTCTTAGTTTCAGAAAGACTATTAGTCCATAATCTATTTATATTTTCTCCTCCTTAGTTGACTAATCCTTCAAAATGTATGGAAATCCTTCAAAATGTTGAATAAAGTTAGAAACCTCTTCTTAGTTtcagtctcacagtgtgtcactcactcaaagcaccaaacatccaagtgtacctgcaaggaaatccttttcatagaaaagttgccttccaccttTAAGGATGGAAACTCTTGTTCGCACAAAACCGTGCAAGCGTACGTGATCACAAGTAGAATAAGATTAAGTtaagttcgttcccatagagactggtttgAACAGAATATGCACTTATACAACAATGTATGGTAATTATTCACTGCTCAGACAATTATCAATTTTtagttgattaactaattaatgtgattatactagcatgcattaactaagagaataaaactgatttacttatatgagataaaatatgggattttaactttattaaatactttaCTCAGAGCTTATGCCTTTAatcttagcatgtgatggtgatgacaactaatcagataacacgaaattagtatacgctatctttcgatatacgtaTACCTACTACTAAACATCCACAAATAAGATATAAGTTGAGAAGACACaaattatgcttagaccctatatgtctataagatttgaaaacataatggtttaatgagCAAGGTATTTATTGAGATTACATAGGGCAccgtaagatggttaaaattacactacgaatcatgcatgacaacatacataaacctatgctagaattgcaagttctaaacctctatatccactttcgcttcaataaagattaacaaacgacttagatgttagctacacATCTAAGAAGAATAAGTACAACcatactaggaaatcataaatcaccatacactaatgatttagaacaatcaactattgaaatccataaataaatccgctagaaccccatgacaatgattagttcatgatcgaacacatcgtcaccatggattccaataaaaatatgataataaataagttcagaatactacgagataatacaaaagtactagggtttagaacaaatcaaaaataagcatccaaaagtatcgcctaaatcgaagaatacaaaagtGAAAACTAATTCTTCTTCTCCTTAGCCGTCTTGTGTGCTTTAGGTCTTCTATATGCTCTCCCTGGCTTCTTTTTTCTTAAAAACGTCTTATTTTCTTTATGTATATAGCCCTGCATGACCTGGACTCTCGCAATAACCAAATTATAATCAAATCAGGATTCTGCAGAATTTGGCTGGCGCGGGCGCGCTCTGTGTCTGACAAATGGGGCGCGGGCGCACTCCTTTGGGTGTGGGCGCGCCTGCTTTTTGTAGAATTTCTTCAGCTTTCTTTTTTTTGCGCTCCGTCCTTCGTACAAAATTCCACGACTCCTTCCCTGATCTCTTATCAATATATAATCATTTAAAAGCTCATTTCCACCTCTGACTAGTGCCCTGCAATGAATCAACataaaatacatcaaaaacaccaaatacttgagtccaaaacaccaacttaagttGATATGATGCGTTCcgagtagatataaaatccacttatcacactcccaaacttaaatcgatgcttgtcctcaagcataaacagactcgaCACTAATAACAAAACTACTACATTAATGCAACTACGTGAAATTGCAACGAAATAacaatgcaacgatcccctcggaataaccataaccaaatcaataaacaatgtttctaagaatgcaatgactttaaacagAGTTCAACTAAATCCTATAAACCAACATACAAACCAGAAACGTAAGTGTGTGAGATGCTTATCAGATATACTCTCaacactagatcaataaccatattCTATCCTTCGCAAAAATAATCACAAATTTATAAATTGAATAGAtgttaaacacataatgactcacaacacctcaattttactagagttatacaCGGATCATGCTATAATACTGAAACACATcaaacacaaatgcttatttgaccgtgcaatgaatgaggtcccaaaagacttatacaataatacccatgtagcgagcgttaggttagcggatcccaaactaTACAAGACTTAGGTCACTAGGCAAAAAGTCCCCTAGAAATTAATTTCTCGAGTATCAAAGAGCTCACCCTTAGTCAATTCTGCATATACTAAcacaatttttttcttttcctttttttttctttttttttcttttttttctttttttttctttttttcttgcTTTATTTTTCAATGATTCTGAATGAGTGCTTTTCGCttcatctcattcaaccctagactactcataaaaatatgagccggctactagccatttgacgcctaattctattcacaactagcaatgataTCCATGTTTTCCCTAGTTTAAAAATTCAGTGTTcctacgtcattacgagaatagcaaaaattctaaatataaccaagtgattaaattccaacaaacaaacaagtatgatcatgatctagttcaaaagaaacctataagacttgtgaaaaaACTTTGTTTCTGGGCATGCAtatcaattcattaggacttaatcatccctctattcgacatcactacactcaaatcaacaCCAACCTACCAATCAGAAATAGCTCATCCtacgggatcatgttatatgcatgcaaatgcaactacatggactcacataataacatGAACAAATATGCAAACAAATATGACCTATTTGATAATCATGCAAAAATAATAAacgaactacaactaaacattcaatatgaatctatatgaacacGACACACAACTAATCCAtacattatcacccccaatcttaaaatattcaatatcctcattgaaggtaataataaggatacaaggcatacctagtcatcggagggatcaccctcctcgggtggagaaTTAGGTGGCAGGTAAATAGTGCTCGCTCCAAATACAGGCCAATCGACCTTGACACCAGTGGCTCTAAAAGCAGTACtcaaagcctgtgtcaaatcttGAGAAAAATGGATGTGAATGTCATGCATGGCATCCATACTCCTAGTCAATCTCCTGTACTGAGCATTTCCAAGTCTAGTCAATagaatacccattcttgtcgTCCTTATCATTTGCGTAAAATTCCCGCATAATGCTCATCAGAACCGTAGCCGGTGTCTCACAGAAAGTCTGCCAACCCTTCTCAacaatcatctccaacaacttccCATCCTTAGTCATGGGTAAAAGTCCCATTTCCTTAGCAATCGGCTTAGACATCAACCTAGTGAACTCCTCTTGAGCCTCTGGTGAAGTAAATCTATTCTCCGTGCCACCCACACTAGAATCTTCGGTAGACGAGGGATGGGTGCTACTACTACCCGTGGTTCGTGTTCTTTTGGGTGCCATAATCACAAGTGATAGCGATTTAGGTGTAAGTATTGTATGTAGGAGAGGCTAGGGTTTGTGGGCATATGAGATGTGTTTGTaggtatgtatatatatatatgatagaGATAGGAGGGGTGGGGAGTTGTTTAGGGTGTAGAAATAGGGTTAGAATTAGGGTAGAATTCGGGTTTGGGCTAATCTAATTTTCTATTTTTTGACTTTATTCTAAGGACCTCGCGCGGGCACGCCATgtacagcgcgggcgcgccgcaCTTCTGGAACAATTTTcagtttttgattttttttatttattttgtttttcttcttCAGCAAATATACAACAAATGCGTGGGTTGCCTCCCACAAAGCTCTTATTTTACGTCTTTAGCTTGATGTAAAACTTCGAAATCAAGTTGTCGCAAGAACGACGCTCACCACCTCACGGTTcgccgtatccccataataatgctacaacctctgaccatttactttgaacgCTTGGTCCGGATTCTTACAAAAAAATTTCacagctccatgtggaaacacagttttgacaatgaACGGACCTGACCACCGTGACTTAAGCTTTcctggaaaaagtcggagacgagagttgaaaaTTAGAACTTGCTGACCAGGCACAAATGTCTTGTGCATTAACCTCCTATCATACCATCTCTTGACCTTCTCCTTgtataacttgttattttcataAGCCTGTAGACGAAATTCGTCGAGTTCGTTAAGGTGGAGCATTCTCTTTTCCCCACCAGCTTCCGTGTCAAGATTcagcttcttcaaagcccaatatgcttaTGTTCTAGTCCGCAGGAAAATGACACGCCTTACCATATATCAACTGGAAATGAGACATGCCTAGAGGAGTCTTGAATGCTATTTTGTaggcccaaacaacttcatctagcctcaaagaccaatctttccttgatggactcACAACCTTCTCCAAGATTCGCTTGATCTCTCGATTAGAGACTTGAGCTTGCCCATTAGTTTGATGATGATAAGTTGTGGCCACACGATGATTCACATGATATCTTTCCATTCATGCAGTAAATTTGCTATTACAAAAATGCAATCCTTCATCACTGATTACGACCCTTGGAGTACCGAAATGTGTGAatatttgcttatgaagaaaattgaTCACCACCTTAGCATCGTTGGTTGGCAAAGCTTTAACCTCAATCCATTTAGACACATATTCCACCGCCAAAAGAATATATTGATTATTGTATGACGAGATAAATGGCTCgatgaagtcaattccccaaacatcaaaaatcTCAATTTCGAGAAGCACATTGAGAGGCATCTCGTCTCTCTTGGACATATCTCCAACTCGTTGGCGGCGATCACATCTCAACACGAACTGATGggcatctttaaacaaagtagGCCCAAAAAATCCCTCTTGAAGGATACATACAGCTGTCTTCTCTCCACTATAATGGCCACCATACACAATAcaatgacagtctcgcaagataccctctGTCTCATTATACGGAATGCACCTCCTGATAATCTGATCTACCCCTGTCTAAACAAGAACGCCTCATCCCAtcgataccacttcacctcatgtagaaacttcttcctttgagcataagagagTTCTGTGGGGATAACATTATTCataagatagttcacaatatctataaaccatggttcttcttcttatACCCCAAAAAGTTGCTCATGTGGAAAAGTTTCATTGATCAACGTCTTATCTTGTGAAGCTTTTCCTTGATCTTCCAAACGTGAGAGATGATCCGCTACCTGATTTTCTGTACCTTTCTTGTCTTTGATTTCCATCTCGAATTCCTGTAACAAAAGAATCCATCGAATCAATCgaggttttgaatctttcttcgagACCAGATATCGAATAACAACATTATCAATGTaaactgtcacttttgtcccaagcaaataagatcgaaatttcttgAAATCGTAGACAATTGCCAAAAGCTCATTCtctgtagtagtgtaattcaactgagcaccattaagggttttactagcatagtaaaGAATATGAAAAATGTTCTTCTTTCTCTGGCCAAGAATAGCTCCACCTGCAAAAtcactagcatcacacatcatctcgaagggctcattccaatcaggtgcaatAATAACAGGTGTTGTCATCAAACTCTTTTTCAAACTCTCGAAAGCAGCTAAacattcttcatcaaatttgaaGGGAACATCCTTCTCCAACATATTGCACGGGAGtttagagatttttgagaagtctttgatgaatcgccgataaaaacccgcatgaccaagaatACTGCGGATTCCTTTAACTgagattggtggaggaagattttcaataacccccaccttggccttatccacttCAAGACCTTTTCTAGATACCTTGTTCCCAAGAATGATACCCTAgtgcaccatgaagtgacatttttcttaattgagcaccagattggtctaAACGCATCTTTTCATCACAAAGCCAATATTATGCAAACATTCAATATAAGAAGTCCCAAACACAGAAAAGTCATCCATGAATATCTCCATAT
This genomic interval from Apium graveolens cultivar Ventura chromosome 8, ASM990537v1, whole genome shotgun sequence contains the following:
- the LOC141680293 gene encoding uncharacterized protein LOC141680293; the protein is MLEKDVPFKFDEECLAAFESLKKSLMTTPVIIAPDWNEPFEMMCDASDFAENELLAIVYDFKKFRSYLLGTKVTVYIDNVVIRYLVSKKDSKPRLIRWILLLQEFEMEIKDKKGTENQVADHLSRLEDQGKASQDKTLINETFPHEQLFGTGVDQIIRRCIPYNETEGILRDCHCIVYGGHYSGEKTAVCILQEGFFGPTLFKDAHQFVLRCDRRQRVGDMSKRDEMPLNVLLEIEIFDVWGIDFIEPFISSYNNQYILLAVEYVSKWIEVKALPTNDAKKLNLDTEAGGEKRMLHLNELDEFRLQAYENNKLYKEKVKRWYDRRLMHKTFVPGQQVLIFNSRLRLFPGKLKSRWSGPFIVKTVFPHGAVKFFCKNPDQAFKVNGQRL